One Saimiri boliviensis isolate mSaiBol1 chromosome 17, mSaiBol1.pri, whole genome shotgun sequence genomic window carries:
- the TMEM88 gene encoding transmembrane protein 88, which translates to MADVPGAPRAVPGGPEPRDPLDCWACAVLVTAQNLLVAAFNLLLLALVLGTILLPAVTMLGFGFLCHSQFLRSQAPPCTAHLRDPGFTALLVTGFLLLVPLLVLALASYRRLCLRLRLADCLVPYSRALYRRRRASQPRQTRASPGSQALPTSGKVWV; encoded by the exons ATGGCGGATGTCCCCGGGGCACCACGAGCGGTTCCCGGCGGCCCAGAGCCCCGGGACCCCCTGGACTGCTGGGCCTGCGCTGTGCTCGTAACAGCCCAGAATCTGCTGGTGGCTGCCTTCAATCTTCTCCTGCTGGCGCTGGTGCTAGGGACCATCTTGCTACCCGCTGTCACCATGCTGGGCTTCGGCTTCCTCTGCCACTCTCAG TTCCTGCGCTCCCAGGCACCCCCTTGCACCGCGCACCTGCGGGACCCCGGTTTCACGGCCCTTCTGGTCACCGGATTCCTGCTTCTCGTGCCGCTGCTCGTGCTTGCTCTGGCCAGCTACCGCCGCCTCTGCCTGCGCCTCCGCCTAGCCGATTGCCTCGTGCCCTACAGCCGAGCCCTTTATCGGCGTCGGCGCGCCTCGCAGCCGAGGCAAACCCGGGCCTCACCAGGGTCCCAGGCCCTTCCCACATCAGGAAAGGTCTGGGTCTAA
- the NAA38 gene encoding N-alpha-acetyltransferase 38, NatC auxiliary subunit isoform X2 yields the protein MAGAGPTMLLREENGCCSRRQSSSSAGDSDGEREDSAAARARQQLEALLNKTMRIRMTDGRTLVGCFLCTDRDCNVILGSAQEFLKPSDSFSAGEPRVLGLAMVPGHHIVSIEVQRESLTGPPYL from the exons ATGGCTGGAGCTGGACCGACCATGCTGCTACGAGAAGAGAATGGCTGTTGCAGTCGGCGTCAAAGCAGCTCCAGCGCCGGG GATTCGGACGGAGAGCGCGAAGACTCGGCGGCTGCGCGCGCCCGGCAGCAGCTGGAGGCGCTGCTCAACAAGACTATGCGCATTCGCATGACAGATGGACGGACGCTGGTTGGCTGCTTCCTCTGCACTGACCGCGACTGCAATGTCATCCTGGGCTCGGCGCAGGAGTTCCTCAAGCCGTCGG ATTCCTTCTCTGCCGGGGAGCCCCGTGTGCTGGGCCTGGCCATGGTACCCGGACACCACATTGTTTCCATTGAGGTGCAGAGGGAGAGCCTGACCGGGCCTCCGTATCTCTGA
- the CYB5D1 gene encoding cytochrome b5 domain-containing protein 1, whose product MPRRGLVAGPDLEHFQRRYFTPAEVAQHNRPEDLWVSYLGRVYDLTPLAEEYKGNLLLKPIVEVAGQDISHWFDPKTRDIRKHVDPLTGCLRYCTPRGRFVHVPPQLPCSDWANDFGKPWWQRSYYEVGRLSAKSRSIRIINTLTSQEHTLEVGVLESIWEILHRYLPYNAHAASYTWKYEGKNLNMDFTLEENGIRDEEEEFDYLSMDSTLHIPAILLYFNDDLTEL is encoded by the exons ATGCCGCGCCGGGGTCTGGTGGCTGGGCCAGATTTAGAGCATTTTCAGCGTCGCTATTTCACGCCGGCGGAGGTGGCCCAACATAACAGGCCCGAAGACCTCTGGGTGTCTTACCTGGGACGCGTGTACGACCTAACGCCATTGGCAGAGGAATATAAGG GGAACTTGCTGCTGAAACCCATCGTGGAAGTTGCGGGCCAGGACATCAGTCACTGGTTTGATCCAAAGACCAGAGAC ATCCGCAAGCACGTAGATCCGCTGACCGGCTGCCTGAGGTATTGCACCCCGCGGGGCCGCTTTGTGCACGTTCCGCCTCAGCTGCCCTGTTCGGACTGGGCCAACGATTTTGGGAAGCCCTGGTGGCAGAGGTCGTATTATGAGGTGGGGCGGCTGTCTGCCAAGAGCCGGAGCATCCGCATCATTAACACGCTCACGTCGCAGGAGCACACACTGGAG GTGGGGGTTCTGGAGTCAATATGGGAAATCCTACACCGCTATCTCCCCTATAATGCACATGCTGCCAGCTACACGTGGAAATATGAAGGGAAGAACCTGAACATGGATTTTACCCTGGAAGAGAATGGGATCCGGGATGAGGAAGAAGAATTTGACTATCTCAGTATGGACAGTACACTTCACATACCTGCAATACTTCTGTACTTCAATGATGATCTCACAGAGCTGTAG
- the NAA38 gene encoding N-alpha-acetyltransferase 38, NatC auxiliary subunit isoform X1, with translation METIVLSRPPSTKIKHRGGAGTASVHGKRSDSDGEREDSAAARARQQLEALLNKTMRIRMTDGRTLVGCFLCTDRDCNVILGSAQEFLKPSDSFSAGEPRVLGLAMVPGHHIVSIEVQRESLTGPPYL, from the exons ATGGAAACCATTGTCCTTTCCCGGCCACCGTCCACGAAGATTAAACACCGGGGcggagctgggactgcaagcgTTCACGGGAAACGTAGT GATTCGGACGGAGAGCGCGAAGACTCGGCGGCTGCGCGCGCCCGGCAGCAGCTGGAGGCGCTGCTCAACAAGACTATGCGCATTCGCATGACAGATGGACGGACGCTGGTTGGCTGCTTCCTCTGCACTGACCGCGACTGCAATGTCATCCTGGGCTCGGCGCAGGAGTTCCTCAAGCCGTCGG ATTCCTTCTCTGCCGGGGAGCCCCGTGTGCTGGGCCTGGCCATGGTACCCGGACACCACATTGTTTCCATTGAGGTGCAGAGGGAGAGCCTGACCGGGCCTCCGTATCTCTGA